The proteins below are encoded in one region of Clostridium estertheticum:
- a CDS encoding magnesium transporter CorA family protein, with product MLSIYSSSENKQLTKLENIEPGCWINMIDPSEEELIFVSKNTNAPMDFLRAALDEEETSRIDIEDCTLIILDIPFTDIDDNSLTYDTYPIAVIQTDKVIITVCLKNSKVLSDFGDGKISSFFTYKRQRFMLQVLYRIAKYYLIYLRQIDKKSYIVEKQLHKSLRNKELLQLLALEKSLVYFSTSLKGNEITLEKMLKLDILQQYEEDKDVLEDVIIENKQAIEMCSTYTDILKGTMDAYSSVISNKLNIVMKFLAAITIVMAIPNLVSGLFGMNVGGIPYGNNGNGFLYVFIFIVILVISSIYILNKKDMF from the coding sequence GTGCTTTCAATATATAGCAGTTCAGAAAATAAACAACTTACTAAACTTGAAAATATAGAACCTGGTTGTTGGATTAATATGATAGATCCATCAGAGGAAGAATTAATATTTGTTTCAAAAAACACTAATGCACCTATGGATTTTTTAAGGGCTGCTTTAGATGAAGAAGAAACCTCCCGTATTGATATAGAAGATTGTACGTTAATTATACTAGATATTCCCTTTACTGATATCGACGATAATTCCTTAACCTACGATACTTACCCTATAGCTGTGATCCAAACAGACAAAGTAATAATTACGGTTTGTCTAAAAAATAGTAAAGTATTATCAGATTTCGGCGATGGAAAAATTAGTTCCTTTTTCACATATAAACGTCAAAGATTTATGCTTCAAGTCCTATATAGAATTGCAAAATACTATTTAATATACCTAAGACAAATTGATAAAAAAAGTTACATAGTGGAAAAGCAACTACATAAATCCTTAAGAAATAAAGAACTTCTTCAATTATTGGCCCTAGAAAAATCACTTGTATATTTTTCTACTTCATTAAAAGGAAATGAAATCACCTTAGAAAAAATGCTTAAGCTAGATATTCTTCAACAATATGAAGAAGATAAAGACGTACTCGAGGATGTTATTATTGAAAACAAGCAAGCTATAGAAATGTGTTCTACTTATACTGACATTTTAAAAGGTACAATGGATGCCTACTCTTCTGTTATATCAAATAAACTAAATATCGTAATGAAATTTCTTGCTGCCATTACAATAGTTATGGCTATACCAAATTTGGTTTCCGGACTATTTGGTATGAATGTAGGCGGAATACCTTATGGTAACAACGGCAATGGTTTCTTGTACGTGTTTATATTTATTGTTATTTTAGTTATCTCTTCCATTTATATCTTAAATAAGAAAGATATGTTTTGA
- a CDS encoding manganese efflux pump MntP family protein, whose amino-acid sequence MAMYPLFMIALALSLDAFGVALCIGLNNQTKLENKVGFTISFALFQFLLSYIGAYAGFLFNTYVASMPTIIGGIIIALVGVVMIKEGIDNQGKCPLLKPKMYLILGVSVSIDAMVVGFTVLNNITKVILLKDTLIIGAVTFIMVIMAFIISKYLKKIDVIGKYADYIGGIILVFFGLKMMFF is encoded by the coding sequence CTGGCTATGTACCCATTATTTATGATTGCTTTAGCTCTATCTTTAGATGCTTTTGGAGTAGCTTTATGCATAGGATTAAACAATCAAACTAAACTTGAAAATAAGGTAGGTTTTACAATTTCTTTTGCTTTATTTCAATTTTTATTATCGTATATTGGAGCTTATGCGGGATTTCTTTTTAATACATATGTAGCTTCAATGCCAACTATTATTGGTGGTATAATTATAGCGTTAGTTGGAGTTGTTATGATTAAAGAAGGAATTGATAATCAAGGTAAGTGTCCATTACTTAAACCTAAAATGTATCTTATTCTAGGGGTTTCTGTAAGTATAGATGCTATGGTGGTAGGATTTACAGTATTAAATAATATAACAAAGGTTATATTATTAAAAGATACATTAATCATAGGAGCAGTAACTTTTATAATGGTAATAATGGCCTTTATAATTTCCAAATATCTAAAAAAAATAGATGTTATAGGAAAATATGCAGACTATATTGGAGGAATTATTTTAGTGT